From the genome of Buteo buteo chromosome 4, bButBut1.hap1.1, whole genome shotgun sequence:
AAGTCCTTCAACATACCACCACACCTCTTTTTGTGTGACAGCATAAGAGAAAGTGGCCACAAAttggaaaacagaacaaactttttcaagaaaaataattcctagCATAATTGGGCAAATCTTCAGGTTCCAAACTTTCCTTCTACTAGCCGTGTTTGTAAgtagttaatgaaaaaaacagtataCTGGGCAAACTATCATAGCATTTATCATGGATTAAGAGCTGATGCACTAGGTCACCAGACCTGGGACCTGCTGGGCTACTAAGTTACAGGTTCCATCATAGGCAGAtctcatctttctgaaaagcccaAGATATTTCAAAGTCTTCTTGACAAAACTGGAGAAGTGGGAGGGATAGAGGATGCATCAAGAACAACGGCAATGCTACCCCAACCCTCGGGGGAAAACTACGCAAACCCCCCACGTTCAGCTGCACAAATAGGCAGGAGCCGAGAGTCTGGGGCAGCGTGGCAGCCCTTCAGAGGCAACTAAGCTGACTTACTGCAGGGAACGAGGTTGACATTGCTGGAGGGGCAGGCAAGACAAGGTATTTGCCCAGCTCCAGCCGAGGCCGTAGGAAACCCAGGACTGGGGCCGGTCGCAGGGCCCGGTCTGGGCGCCCTGCCCCCGGCCGGTGGGACAATTGAGGACTGTTTGTACCCTCCGCTGCTCCCCTTTGGAAATGCTAACTAGGTTATTCAGAGCCTCCTTTGATGTCCTGATAGGTGCTATTAGGTAGTCAATTAGGCATCAACGAGATCGATTGTTGGGGAAtagatgcttttctgtttgaagtACCCGTGAACGCTAACAGCTCCATCACCCAGTCGCTCCTTCGCCCGCGGGAACAATGCGGACTGACACACGGGAACAATGCGGGATGACACACAGCAAAATCACGAATGCTCCTGACTCACTCGGCAGCGCtcatccctcttccctcccGGCTCACACGCTGCAAGGCCAGGTATTCCCGTTCAGCAGTTGTGGGAGCAAACACGCactttgcattaaaaacaatttatcGGGGAGATCTCCTTCAGTTCTTTGCGCAACTAACAGACAAAGCGCCTAGATAAGTTAAGTACAAGTTAGCTGGAAACAAAATAGTATTTGAATTTCCATCCGCACCATCACCGCCTTGCCCGAGGACTTGTGACGCCTCCGCGGTTGCTCAGAATTGCCCAGGCAGAATAGCTAAGCTCCAAAATAAGAATTAAAGCGCTTAACCTACCTGCATACCAAAGAGATGCCGGGATTAGCTCCCTACTAAATACTGTTAGAAGATAACGCTAGGTCGGAGCCTAGGAGTTTAAGGGACAACTATaaaagaaaagtagtaaaatTTACACAAGGAACACGCCAAGACCAAGAGATcgctcctctttcttcctcctcccgcTTCAGCGGGATTTATCAAGTTAATTGTCATCTAATTGCGTATCAAAGAAAGAGATAATGGGCAGCAATTAGACGTAATGGCCTGCCAGTGCGAGATCTCTCCCGATTAGCACGCAACGCCGAATAACTTCACCTGGTTTGTAAAGAGGCCCCTGGAGCGGCTCCACCGTGTCTGggagctgcggggggggggggggggggggagcataCCCCGACCCTATTCCCGGTCCCCTCTTGGCTGCTCTCGCCAAATTGGGACAGGCGGTAACGAGCGCGGGCTGCAGCCGGCTCCCTGCCATTACCGCGGTGCTAATTCAATCATGTTTCTCCCCCTCCGCGTACGCACCGCAGGGGAGAAAGGCTTTGAAGTTAGTGCTCTGGCAatttttctcctcccaccccctttTCCTCCCCGGGGAGCCCAGTTTCCAGGTTATACAGCCTCTTCCTCCAGAGCCGCCGGGCCGGGAGCTCCAGCAGTTTCACCGCACAGGCATTAAGCTGCTCCTCCCCAGCTAATCGactcagctttttcttccatttgtagCTGACTTGCAGACACCCCGCTTTGTCTTGCCGTAGAGCATTCCGGTACCGGTGGTTATTGTCATGCGATTAAAGACACAAAGGGGAGTGCTAGAAAACGAAGGGACCTCTCGGCCGcgctgggggcggggggcagctcGGGAGCTTATCTGCGGGGCTGCTGAGCCGGGAGGTTATCATCATCTGCGGGGCTGCTGAGCCGGGAGGAGGTTATCATCATCTGCGGGGCTGCTGATCAGAGCAGGATGTTCTGCGGTGCTGGAGCAGGATGGTTTTGCTCTCTGGCGGGGGTCTGCCGGCGTGCGGGGGTCCTGCGCCGGGACTAGTACGGCTTTATTGCTGCCGGGCATAAAACACAGTGGACGAAAAATTCAAGCAAGCAGGAGTAAAATAGGAAGGGATGTCCGAGTTTCTTCCCCTCAGATCAAAGGGAAAACTTGCACCCGCGCTTTAGTAATAGGATTGGACCGTTTTGGCAACAATGAAACGGTTTCACATACGGTTTTCTAGACCGCTGGGATGCAGTAGCTACCTTCTAGAGAAAGCCGACTTTTGCAGGTAGAAGAGGAGTTACCACGTAGATATTCGGAGGAATCTGCTACCATGAGGGACTCGGCCAAGCGAGCATCACCTCTCGCGTTTATTTGAGCTGTTGTCGGGAAACGGGACAACATTTGCAAGCTAGCGCTGCCAGAACAGCGGCAAGGCATTTCGTGTGCTTGTAGACCATACATGTGGCCAAAGAGTCATTATGTTAAGTGATCATTAGCACCTTTTCAAACAGAGCCCGGCTTCTCCCTCGCCAGCCGTTCTGCAGCTCATACGCCCGAAGAGAGGGCACCCCCTCAGCGCCGCTAACCTGCCCGCGCCCCCAGCACGACCCCCCCCGCCTCAGCAAGACCACAGCCAGCCGCACACACGCACCCCGCAAGCCAAGCCGCCACCTCCCAGATCGCCCCGTGGCCGGTGCCGCTCGGCCCCGCAGCCCTGCTTGTCCCCAGCGTGGTCCCCGCAACCCCCGTGGGTTTAAATCGTGGCAAAGACTGCAGCACTCCGTGTTGTCCCGGCAGCCCCAGTTGCCTCTGGCTTGCTCTAAACCTTTGCACGGAGGGGGCaactgccccccccgcccccgagcACCGCTGGACCTCAGTCGAGCCGTGCTCGGGTGCGGGCAGACGCAGCGTCAGGCCGGCTCCGCGTTACCAGCCCCGGGGCCGGGAGGGTAGAGCCGGGGAGGAGGGGACAGACACCCCGGCAGGGCTCAGCCAGAGCTGCCCCCGGGACACAGCTCACTCGGGACGTCTGGAGACCCCGATAAGGTGCGCTTCTGCCCCTCCCTTATCATCCTCCGGGGAAGGCTCCGGCTCGGCACAAACCCTGCCCCACGGAAGCAGCTCCCCTCCGCGGGTGGGAGCGCTTTGTTCTCGCTCTCTCCTCCCGAGCCTTTTCATCTCCCTCTCACTTCCCCCGGGCCCAGCTGCGGTGGTGACCGTCCCCCCTTCCCTgtcaccaccccccccccccccgtttggCTCGGGGCTGGGTCGCTCCCGCAGCGCTGCGGGCAGCCCGGGGCCCTGCGGTCCCCTCGGagggtgctgccccccccccccccccagtcccccatACCGCCGGCTCTGGCTTCTAACAGCACGAAGGGCTGTTACTATTCCTTTTGTACGGGGTGAGCAAGGCATTTGGAGGAGAGGTGGGGTTCTTCTCTGGCCACACAGGATTATAAGGGGATCAGCTAACCCCTCAACCCCTATTGCCTTGAAAACGGGAGAGAGCCAAATCGAGTCTCACGCTTaaggccctttttttttttttttaggtaatttttatatttgttggCTTGGCCTTGActgttttgctattttaaaaatgtcgCCGCTTtagagcagagaaaatattcacCATTGCAGAGCTTTCTGGAAACATCCCCATTCCCTAATGACATTTGAAAGATGCAGAGAgaattgcagatttttttttcttcgaATCAATACAACCATTTAGTAATACCTGACTTTGAGAAATAAGCCTCCATTCAGTGGGAATTTTTATCTCGTGTCAACAAATTTCCTTAATCCCAAACTGCATCATATTCTTGAAGAGATCTCAACAAGATTGATAGCAGCTGAGCCCTCATTAGTTTTCTGAAACTCTTGCATTGGAGCCACATTAATTGTGCAATTGCAAGCAAATGTCTCAAAAGGCTAGAAAAATACTGCATGgattacaaaataattaaggaGACTTCCAAATGTGACAGCTACTCAGAAAATCAAAGGCCACAGCCTTCAGAGGCACATAATGTTGCTTTTTACCAGGCATGTGTACTCAAGTGGCAGATTGGCCCCtgtatacaaaagaaaataggtGTATTCAAGGATGACTGACAGAGAACCTTCAGACTATTCATTATGTGGGCCCAGATTACCAATGCGCCGGAAATCTTCTAATAACCCCCGAGATCAACTCTAAAGTGATGGAaatttttattgctcttttcATGTTAGTTGACAATTGACTTTGAAAGATTTATGGCAACTTACATCAGTCAAGGATCATTTCTCAGAGCCCTTTCTCTAGCCTGGAATCAGGACATTTTGATCTTAAGTCTTCTAGAGCattattcaaatgaaaaaagtgcATAGCACAATGGTAACATACTTTACTGCCACTTAGGGAAAACCAGCTTTGGAATGTTACATTTCTTTTGGTCATCACCCTCACATCACACCCCATTAGGTGCATGTGAGATGCCGAGATACTGTTCTGTTGATAAGAAATTTCAAGGCTACATGCTTTCCAAGATCTATTTAGGCAAGAGGCCCTACTGATCTACTGAGGCTGCACATGAAAGCATGATATATTTAGAAAGTAACTTTCTACATCTTAAAAATCATATTCTATATGTTATTTAAAGGGCTccaacagaaaacatctgttCCACTATAATAACAATCCCAGTGTTAAGTGTTAGTAACAGGTGCATCCACGTATTTGGTTAAAAGCCCAGTCCCATCAGAGAAAGTGCCACCTAGGACGTAGCTGAAGGGGTTGGATACCGGCTTTAGAGGATGGGAGAAATTCATGCTTTTTTGCACTCACCCTCAGTACATTGCAGGAAGCCAGAACAGATCTAGAGAATAAGGAGTCTATGCTTCCTATAATGAAGAGGAGCTCTCTTTTAGGGCAGGATAAATAGCTCTACAGTCCTTGTGGAAGGAATTCACATGAAAGCTGGAAAAAGTTTAGGTTTATTGAACGATTCCATTTATATTAGTGTTTGTCCCACTGTGTTTCCATTTTACACAGTTGCCTATAAATGCAGGGGCCTAAAGTCCACGATTCAGATTGTCCAGTACGTCCCCGTAAGATGTTTTGCTCAGTGCTGCATCGTAACTCCACCAGGCAGTTACAGGCAAGGGCAGCCCAGATAGCATCAGTAGTGCAAATCCTCCTTAGTCACAGTCCGTATCAGAGGGTCAGACACCCAGCAAGAAAGCTCTGGGATCCCTGTACCCTACAAAGCAGGGTGCCGCCCAAAAGCCCAcaggctgtgctctgcaggcGCTGCTGAGGTCCAGGGCGGGTGCCGGCACCGGCGCCAAGGTGAAGCCCGCAGAGGCAGCCCCTTGCCGGGGCAGAGGTGGTGCCGGGGCCACGTACGTGAGCGGCAAGGGCACGCCGCCGCTCTGAGGTCCgtaggggaggggggggctgcagaAAGGCTCCGtcctcagctcctgcagctgccgCTTGAGCTTCATCCGGCGGTTCTGAAACCAGGTCTTGatctgggggagaggggaggagggacgAGGAGAGATGAGGTTACAAGGGCACCCAGCCCCGTGCCCCgtgcccgccgcgccgccgccgccgccctcacCTGCACCTCCGAGAGCCGCATCCTGCCGGCCAGCTTGCGGCGCTCGGCCGCCCCCAGGTACTGCTGCCGCTGGAAGGAGCTCTCCAGGGTGCTGAGCTGCTCCGCGCTGAAGGCCGTGCGCagccgccggccgccccggccgccgGGCTCCTCGGGGCCCGAGCACTCGGCACccccctccggcgggggctgccccgcgccccccggccgcccgcctgctcctggggagagggagaaaagggtCAGCCTGATAGCGTATGTCCGTACGTTTCGACCGGCTTTTTCGGTATCGAGCCGGGGCCGGGAacctggggggtgcccgcccgcccgctccgcCTCCGGGCAGGCACCGCACAGTCGCGCCCTACCGGGGGTGGCGCAGGGCCTCGTCCGCCCTCCTCCCGCCACCGCGGGGGCACCAGGATGCCCCGACGGCCGCGGAGACCGCGGTTACCTGCAGCGGCGGGGGCCGCCAAGcgctccctgctcctgccgccTCTCCCGGCCCGCGGGCCGGTGGACTGCTCCTTGCTCCGCTCGCTCAAGCCGGGGctggagccggagccggagccggagccgggccgGTGGCCCGCGGAGGATGCTCGGTGCGGGGAGCCCTCGGTGGGGCTCCTGAGGGCCTGACTGCTCTGGGACAACCACTCCACTGAGAAAGGGGCCTTGGTCATCCTGCCTTGTTTCGGAGATGCCGGGAAGGAGGGTGTCGGGGAGCACGGCTCCTCCTTTATACCGCAAGTCCCGGAGGAAAACGTTGTTTGTGTAAATACACATCAAAGGGCCAGATAAGTATCATCTAATTGCCATCAGTCCTCCCCCCCAACAAAAGATACCGTTCACACATTGCCACAGCTCGCAGAGGCTCGGCTCCGCCGTGTCTGCCCCTGGAGGAGCTCACTTCGCCGTCAGTGATTTACAGCTCTTGTTACATCCTATCCCGATGCAAATGGCATTTATAGAGCCGAGCGGCCTCAAACGGCGCTGGGGAATGCACCCCCGGGGGAGCGCACAGGGACCAGCATCCTCGGGCGCTGGCGGGAGGAGAGGGGACGCTGTTGTTCCCGGTCCTTCTTCCCCTGGAGCTGgctttttcattcctttagACGCTGAAGATCCACTGTCTAAACGGAACTTCTCAAGCCTGCTCCTCTCCGGGCTGAGCACTGTGTTCCCGAGACAGCCTGAGGCAGGCAAGTGGATAAACTCACTCACTCCATTCTCCCGGGACTGCAGCATCAGGCTATAAGCACCAGGCATAGGGTGAGGGCTTTGGAGAAggctgtgaaacagaaaaaggtaaAGGTCAAGGCTGTTGGGTTGTACGAATCGACTGGGCTCTGGGTGCTTATATAAAGTATGTTCTCTGGACTAAAGAACCAGAAAAATACAACTATTGCCTTAGAATTAACATTCTGCTGAGATTTCTGCTGAGGTTACAGAATTCATGTCATATCTTCCCTCCCAGATCTCTTGTGGCTGTACAGGTCACACAGGTTTCTCTGCTATCTTACTCTCCCTGTCTTTCCTCTTATTACCTTACGCATGTCTTTCAGAAGTGTTCCCCTCCATCTTTGGGTTTTGCGTGCACCAGGAACACTTGGCTGCTGCAGTAATGCCTCCGTAGTATATTGACAAAAGGTTCCTGGTGCTTTACGGGCAGTTTTTCACTGCAGGGTACCCATGAATTCCCTCCCCTTATCATCCTCCCCTCCTGTGCAAGAACAGAGTGAGACTATGGCACCATCCATAACTCCTATCACACCCATGCTTGGTATCATTCTGCCTCCAGAAATCACGACTTCATGTCTGATTTGTCTGTCCTTGttcctgctttctgctttacACTCACCTCTACCACCTGTACACAAACCCAGTGCTCTACTGTCCATTTACCCTGTGGCTTGCTCTGTTATTCTGCCACTCCTGCCTGGTTTCTCAGCATTCACTTTCTCTGCGATGACAGTTAATGTAACTATGCTTCTATCTATTTCTTAGACTGTCAGTGAGGCAGTGGCTTGAAGACTGAACCCCTCCTACCTAGTTTATGTCTAAATCTTTCAACGTATTCAGTTTTAGTCCTATAAAGATATAtccttttctttatattaatCCAATAAAAAGTTTTATTCAAACCCtcttcatctatttttttcctaaacccAACATTTCAACTTCCTGTCTGCTCAAAATATGGTTGCTATATTCATCTATCACAAAATCCTACCATTTTCTGCTTACTAGAAAATTGTTTCATTGAACCATGTTCAAGTTTGACTTGTGAGCCCCTTCTAAGCTCTGTCTCTCCCTTCTTCATTCTCATGACATAGTCTGAACCCTCCTCTGCTCTACCAGTGACGCCACTGTTCCAGAGTTTGTCTCTAACCAACACAAATAGAAACACTATCATCGCCTTTATTTAAAGGTGGCTAATAACCGATCTAGAACCACAACTAGGAATGACCAGAGCCCCCCTGGAGCCTTTTGTTTCTGGCCTCTGTAGGTAGGGATCGACATCGCAGCCTGCACTGCAGCAATAGCCTGAGCCCACTGAACAAGCTTCCTGGAAGAAACTAAGGTGTAAAAATGTCTAAACAAATGTTCAAGCATTAATGCCTCCTGTACATCTGTTACCTACCTAAAGAAGTCCACAAACATCTCTAGCATGGACAAAGCCCTGCAGGACATAcatatctgtttttttttccactgtatgAAAGTGTTTGATATCTAATTACTTGAAACCTCATCCATTTACCCTTCCTAAGCATTTTCTGATTAACAATGGAAAGTTTAGAAAGTTTACTTGGCCAAACTGTACAAGATTGATTTTAAATTTCCTctattttataaagaaattctcccccctcccccctttccccatcccacctcaAATATTCCAAGTACGGGCTCTTAACTATTCTTTTCATTAAGTAAATGTGAAGACCACCCCCACCACAAACctgaggaaatattttaaaatatcagaacTTCTGAGCATTAGCCACTTCTGGTGCCAACATATTTCACAGAGCAGACCAAGCAGGCAGGAGATGGAGAGGAGACATACAGGAGTCTGCTCTCTTAACCAAGTTACTAAATGACAAGTCCTTTGAGTTAGATGTATTTAACAGGTGGCCTGGCAGCAGCCTCTCCAGTCAGAAGTGGGAATACTAGTGCCATCGCTGGCCTGCAGAATCCTGCCAAGCCTCCTTTGCAGTAAGGCAAAATGCCTTTCTCAAGGACTAAATTCTTACAAAcatcagaaaaaggaagtgtAACTTTCCTGCAAGCTTCCTTCTCAATTTAAATCTCTCAGTACTTTAACAGCATTCCGCAGCACAGATGGGGCAAGATCCCATCCCAAGGAGATAAATATGTCCCTCGTGTCCAGAATTATTTCCATTCCTAGTCCCTACATAATattgtatatacatataaatgtgACTAATATAATTACACGCTACTTACTTTATATAACATATATACTTATATAgctatatacaaatatatatatttttaagaagtatAAAACAGTCTATCTGTATGatgttattttttccagctttatttTATGTCACCAAATAAAGGCACTTGGCAAGCTGCTGGATAGGACAAAAAGAATACATGACATATGATGGTGCTCTAAGAAATAGAAAATCTCGGGTTTTAGCATCCACTGATACATCTGTCACATAGtttctttacagattttaagaCATTTTCACCATCTGATCTGCAAATTACATCTTTATACACTGCTGGTttattaattgcattttattgaGGCAAATGTCACAGCCAAAAGATGGTGTCAAATGTTGAGCTCTCAGAGACACAAATTGATCATGTTGTGACAAAGTTAAACCAAATCTCATTTCCATTATCCATAAAATGTGTAAGTATCCTGGATAGATGGCAGATGACTTCTGGATGTAATGACTGCTACAATATTTAACAGCTGCTAGTTTAATTTTATCTAAAATTCTTAAGCTGccttctttctgtttctatgTATTATTCATTAGGTATTTGTTTGAAAACCTCCTGCTAAACTGTGATTCAGAAATACCATGTTTAAAATCAAGTGATGTTGCCAATGGGATGAAAACCTGCTCATGCTAAAGTCCTCAGGAATTTGTCAGAGTGTGAAGCAGGAACAGACAGGACTTTTCACTCTGCTGCTACAAGGAGGTTAAGACAAAGAGCTGATATACAAACATGACTGCCACTAGCACGAGTCTTAAACTTTATGTAGGTGTTTGTACAATACATAGTTGCTCTCTTTGGGGAGTCAGCACCTTCCCCATGAAAATAAGGACCACCAGCTTCCTGAAGACCAAAGGAAGCTGAGGATCATAATGCCAAATGCCACCCCAGGCCAGGCCATTCTGTGGGACTTGATGTAGAAGGGAACATTTTATCATCCAGTGCAATTAAGTGAGTGAGTTGAGATTTGTCACTTGGCACTGACCCCTATATTTTGTGTTAGCTGCAGCTGCATTCAGAGAGGCCAAGAAATGGCTTTATAGATGCCTGGCTGGGACAGGTAAGATGGGATCAAGATAATGGTGCTTATATGCAAAGCAGGTCCGCAGAAATGTATACATGCAACACTGGTCTCAGGCTGAGGAGGTTCTGTGGAACTAGCTAATTCTCCTTGGATTCCTACTAGGCAGTTGATAACAGATGTATTTTGGGATAACAGCCCAGCCTTTGAGAACTAATTGCTGCTCCACATCTTCCAACCCAAAGGCCAGCTCTGCCCTAGTCAGCCAGCTCGGAGCCCTGCAGAGGGGCAGGATTGTGCTCCAAGATATCCCCTTCTTACTGAAGCTTTGAGAATAACTAAGGACTGCCAAGCATCTTGGGTTCCCCACAGATACTGGAGAAAACTGCCATGACTTGGCCTTGCTGCAGGGGAGGTACACACAGCCAAATGAGGGGACTgtcattttgcagcagcaggtgACCCTTTATTGTAACAGCAGAGGGTCCTGTGAGACTAGACTAGAGCGAATGTGTGGTCCTTGGGAGTAGCTAGGTGATGATGCAATTAAAAGAGTGAAAAAGGCAGCTTAGGACACACGGGAGGATGTGTGTTCATCTGTGGACATATGGATTTCCTGTGAAGGTCTGCCCAGTGAAGCAAGGGCTGCTGGCATCTGCTATACAATTTATAGGGTCTTTGACATGGCATGTTTATCCAACCATTGTAATTTCTGAGAAATCACTCTTTAGGACTTAAAAGCATTACAAATGGCCTCTAACCAATCTCTTTATTATCAATTATTATAATCTTTCCTCTTTGACAGAATAAGAGCTACTTTTCCATGA
Proteins encoded in this window:
- the LOC142030668 gene encoding uncharacterized protein LOC142030668 → MTKAPFSVEWLSQSSQALRSPTEGSPHRASSAGHRPGSGSGSGSSPGLSERSKEQSTGPRAGRGGRSRERLAAPAAAGAGGRPGGAGQPPPEGGAECSGPEEPGGRGGRRLRTAFSAEQLSTLESSFQRQQYLGAAERRKLAGRMRLSEVQIKTWFQNRRMKLKRQLQELRTEPFCSPPLPYGPQSGGVPLPLTYVAPAPPLPRQGAASAGFTLAPVPAPALDLSSACRAQPVGFWAAPCFVGYRDPRAFLLGV